One genomic segment of Myxococcus guangdongensis includes these proteins:
- a CDS encoding MBL fold metallo-hydrolase, with protein sequence MATAPMIPATVHAAAPQVRTQAPGFHRMLLGDFEITALSDGTVPQTVRDVATHTTPERVKELLSRDHLEDPVELSINAFLINTGRALVLVDTGVGSLFGPDVGGRLVQSLQAAGYQPEQIDVVLLTHIHSDHSGGLMSGTRRMFPNAILQVHGREADFWLGQDKGRGTVDPKYFEEARAMVEPYRAAGKLRTFGGGDTIVPGVRVMPTTGHTPGHSSFIIESRRQRLVLFGDLMHFGSVQLREPSVTVAYDVDDRSAAAQRARVFADAAGRGDLLGLSHMPFPGLGRLSAEGRSYRWIPLNYSSGQRWPEAKLSAE encoded by the coding sequence ATGGCCACGGCCCCCATGATTCCGGCCACCGTCCACGCGGCGGCGCCCCAGGTGCGGACACAGGCGCCTGGCTTCCACCGGATGCTGCTCGGTGACTTCGAAATCACGGCGTTGTCCGACGGCACCGTTCCCCAGACGGTCCGAGACGTGGCGACCCACACGACGCCCGAGCGGGTCAAGGAGCTGCTCTCGCGCGACCACCTGGAGGACCCCGTCGAGCTGTCCATCAACGCATTCCTCATCAACACCGGCAGGGCGCTGGTGCTGGTGGACACGGGCGTGGGGAGCCTGTTCGGTCCCGACGTGGGAGGCCGGCTCGTGCAGAGCCTCCAGGCGGCGGGTTACCAGCCCGAGCAGATTGACGTGGTGCTGCTCACGCACATCCACTCCGACCACTCCGGCGGACTGATGTCTGGGACGCGTCGGATGTTCCCCAACGCCATCCTCCAGGTCCACGGGCGCGAGGCGGACTTCTGGCTCGGGCAGGACAAGGGCAGGGGAACGGTGGACCCGAAGTACTTCGAGGAGGCGCGGGCGATGGTGGAGCCCTACCGCGCGGCCGGGAAGCTGAGGACGTTCGGCGGCGGAGACACCATCGTCCCCGGCGTCCGGGTCATGCCGACGACGGGACATACGCCGGGGCACAGCAGCTTCATCATCGAGAGCCGGCGTCAGCGACTGGTGCTGTTCGGCGACCTGATGCACTTCGGCTCGGTGCAGCTGCGCGAGCCCTCCGTGACGGTGGCCTACGACGTGGATGACCGGTCCGCCGCCGCGCAACGGGCTCGCGTGTTCGCTGATGCCGCGGGGCGTGGAGATTTGCTGGGCCTCTCGCACATGCCGTTCCCTGGGCTGGGGCGACTGAGCGCGGAGGGGCGGAGCTACCGGTGGATTCCCCTCAACTACAGCTCGGGCCAGCGGTGGCCGGAGGCGAAGCTCAGCGCGGAGTGA
- a CDS encoding short-chain fatty acid transporter: protein MDTLVRIAEALGRFSARFVPSAFSIAVLLSLLTMGLAMGWVGTSPPKVLDAWGGGFWELLTFSMQMALVMFTGYLLALTTPVRALLERASGLARTPRGAVALMAFVSMALAYINWGLSLVASAMLVRFVARRRPDVDYRLLVACAYFGLGATWHAGLSASAPLLVATPGHFLEKSIGLIPIDRTLFSPFNVSLTVGVVAGLTLLAWALHPKPQNVVRVDPAVLEKLGDFVPPERPAEKSFAIWLDHARLLNVIFGVLGLLWLGQYLWLNGGWRALNLNVVNFTFLVLAVLLHGTPARLIKAAEEAGTVLHGIVLQFPLYAGIYGIFKATGLTDRIGQLFVSLSTPQTFPAIVYLYSGVVNYFVPSGGSKWAIEAPYLLDAASRLGVAPEKVVLAYAWGDMATDLIQPFWALPLLAVARLEFKDILGFLLVAFLVYLPLVTLAFLLLG, encoded by the coding sequence GTGGACACCCTCGTCCGCATCGCCGAAGCCCTTGGCCGCTTCTCCGCGCGCTTCGTCCCCAGCGCCTTCTCCATCGCCGTCCTCCTGAGCCTGCTCACCATGGGCCTCGCCATGGGATGGGTGGGGACCAGTCCCCCCAAGGTGCTCGACGCGTGGGGTGGCGGCTTCTGGGAGCTGCTCACCTTCTCCATGCAGATGGCGCTGGTGATGTTCACCGGCTACCTGCTCGCGCTCACCACGCCCGTGCGAGCGCTGCTGGAGAGAGCCTCCGGACTCGCGCGCACGCCGCGCGGCGCGGTGGCGCTGATGGCCTTCGTGTCCATGGCCCTGGCGTACATCAACTGGGGCCTGTCCCTGGTGGCCAGCGCCATGCTGGTGCGCTTCGTCGCGCGGCGCCGGCCGGACGTGGACTACCGGCTGCTCGTCGCCTGCGCGTACTTCGGCCTGGGCGCCACGTGGCACGCGGGCCTGTCCGCCTCCGCGCCGCTGCTCGTCGCCACGCCGGGCCACTTCCTCGAGAAGAGCATCGGCCTCATCCCCATCGACCGGACGCTCTTCTCACCCTTCAACGTGTCGCTCACCGTGGGCGTCGTCGCGGGCCTCACCCTGCTCGCCTGGGCGCTGCACCCCAAGCCCCAGAACGTGGTGCGCGTGGACCCCGCGGTGCTGGAGAAGCTGGGGGACTTCGTTCCCCCCGAGCGCCCCGCCGAGAAGAGCTTCGCCATCTGGCTGGACCACGCGCGGCTGCTCAACGTCATCTTCGGCGTGCTCGGGCTGCTCTGGCTGGGCCAGTACCTGTGGCTCAACGGGGGCTGGCGGGCGCTCAACCTCAACGTGGTGAACTTCACCTTCCTGGTGCTCGCGGTGCTGCTGCACGGCACGCCCGCGCGGCTCATCAAGGCGGCGGAGGAGGCCGGCACGGTGCTGCACGGCATCGTCCTCCAGTTCCCCCTGTATGCGGGCATCTACGGCATCTTCAAGGCCACGGGGCTGACGGACCGCATCGGCCAGCTCTTCGTGTCCCTGTCCACCCCGCAGACCTTCCCGGCCATCGTCTACCTCTACAGCGGCGTGGTGAACTACTTCGTCCCCTCGGGTGGTTCCAAGTGGGCCATCGAGGCGCCCTACCTGCTCGACGCGGCCAGTCGTCTGGGGGTGGCGCCGGAGAAGGTGGTGCTCGCGTACGCCTGGGGTGACATGGCCACCGACCTCATCCAGCCCTTCTGGGCGCTCCCCCTCCTGGCCGTGGCTCGTTTGGAGTTCAAGGACATCCTGGGATTCTTGCTGGTGGCGTTCCTGGTGTACCTGCCCCTGGTGACCCTGGCGTTCCTGCTGCTCGGATGA
- a CDS encoding proton-conducting transporter transmembrane domain-containing protein, whose protein sequence is MNLAIHWPLWMAPPALGALLVWLGPHARARALATGTTTLTLGLALLAPMTGPRVDVSTTSALTLTSLLALSTVVASPRQSTRRSHLVALLLTQGATLGLFLATDLRWKLGLFIAMGLPWSLPFLREEPTPTSPRPWRAARLYWLLATVPPLVAMAAALLGGPAAMTPSALASPHSWRAGLCALVLLGVCTRLAMVPLHGWLPLLMARGPLVMAALWMNVLVSLQLLTRFLPSLTTTHWAFIAPTLECLGAGTAMYGALLALVQVDLRRMLAFLVVSQSGMLLAGAATGTQAGLDATWLQGLAASIAFCGLELVTRALEARTGTTDMRRLGGLTSRAPRMAALFLLLCLAGLGLPGTLAFTSEDLLLRGTLGLHPWRTLPLLPALALNAITLLRAFHRTFLGPLPEARGAAPLPLQDLLPRERWTLTALVLVLALTGLGPSLPRRRPLPSRAVSPSTQATGCHRTDLEPSRSPLPAWTPSSASPKPLAASPRASSPAPSPSPSS, encoded by the coding sequence ATGAACCTCGCAATCCACTGGCCGCTCTGGATGGCTCCGCCCGCCCTCGGCGCGCTGCTCGTGTGGCTCGGTCCTCATGCTCGCGCCCGAGCCCTCGCGACGGGCACGACGACGCTCACCCTCGGCCTCGCCCTGCTCGCTCCCATGACAGGGCCCCGAGTGGACGTGTCGACCACGTCGGCGCTCACCCTCACCTCCCTGCTCGCGCTCTCCACAGTCGTCGCGAGCCCACGTCAGTCCACGCGCCGGAGCCACCTCGTCGCGCTGCTGCTCACCCAGGGCGCGACCCTGGGCCTCTTCCTCGCGACGGACCTGCGCTGGAAGCTCGGCCTCTTCATCGCCATGGGGCTCCCCTGGAGCCTCCCCTTCCTGCGCGAGGAACCCACCCCCACGAGCCCCCGCCCCTGGCGAGCCGCGCGCCTCTACTGGCTCCTCGCCACCGTGCCGCCCCTGGTCGCGATGGCCGCGGCCCTGCTCGGCGGACCCGCGGCCATGACCCCGAGCGCGCTCGCGTCCCCCCACTCGTGGCGCGCGGGGCTCTGCGCGCTCGTGCTCCTGGGCGTGTGCACACGCCTGGCCATGGTCCCCCTGCACGGCTGGCTCCCCCTGCTGATGGCCCGAGGCCCTCTCGTCATGGCGGCGCTGTGGATGAACGTGCTCGTCAGCCTCCAGCTCCTCACCCGCTTCCTGCCCTCCCTGACCACCACGCACTGGGCCTTCATCGCGCCAACGCTCGAGTGCCTGGGCGCGGGCACGGCGATGTACGGCGCGCTGCTCGCGCTCGTTCAGGTCGACCTGCGCCGCATGCTCGCCTTCCTCGTCGTGAGCCAGTCCGGGATGCTGCTCGCGGGCGCGGCGACGGGAACGCAGGCCGGCCTCGACGCAACCTGGTTGCAGGGGCTCGCGGCGAGCATCGCCTTCTGCGGTCTGGAGCTGGTGACACGCGCCCTCGAGGCACGCACCGGCACCACGGACATGCGGCGCCTCGGCGGACTCACCTCTCGCGCCCCACGGATGGCCGCGCTCTTCCTGCTGCTGTGCCTCGCCGGTCTGGGCCTGCCCGGCACCCTCGCCTTCACCAGCGAGGACCTGCTGCTGCGCGGCACACTCGGCCTCCACCCCTGGCGCACCCTGCCCCTGCTGCCCGCGCTCGCGCTCAACGCCATCACCCTCCTGCGAGCCTTCCATCGCACCTTCCTCGGCCCCCTCCCCGAGGCGCGCGGCGCCGCTCCCCTCCCCCTCCAGGACCTCCTCCCCCGCGAGCGCTGGACGCTGACCGCCCTGGTGCTCGTCCTCGCGCTGACGGGCCTGGGCCCCTCCCTGCCACGCCGACGCCCACTGCCCTCGCGAGCGGTAAGTCCGAGCACGCAGGCCACCGGATGCCATAGAACGGACCTGGAACCTTCCAGGAGCCCCCTGCCCGCGTGGACACCCTCGTCCGCATCGCCGAAGCCCTTGGCCGCTTCTCCGCGCGCTTCGTCCCCAGCGCCTTCTCCATCGCCGTCCTCCTGA
- a CDS encoding LysR family transcriptional regulator, protein MDKFMAMEAFVRVVESGTFTKAADALGLPKTAVTRLIQQLESHLRVKLLHRTTRRVTVTPEGMSYYPQALRLLGEVRELESTLSQSKRGPRGRLRVESSGTLSRLLLVPSLPSFYARYPQIHIELGVSDRVVDLLSDNVDCAIRGGGIKDESLVARHLVDLTYGLCASPAYVERHGWPRHPQELAGPTHAVVSYFSSPSGKESPFVLLRDGERLEVHGRSLLTLNETNAYLAAGLSGLGVMFAPRFVLEPYIAKGELVRVLEGWRPEPRPLFLVYPPARQQAAGLRVFIEWVTELFASRPDL, encoded by the coding sequence TTGGACAAGTTCATGGCGATGGAGGCCTTCGTCCGCGTGGTGGAGAGCGGCACCTTCACCAAGGCGGCGGACGCGCTGGGCCTCCCGAAGACCGCTGTCACCCGGCTCATCCAGCAGCTGGAGTCACACCTGCGGGTGAAGCTCCTGCACCGCACCACGCGCCGGGTGACCGTCACTCCCGAGGGCATGAGCTACTACCCCCAGGCCCTGCGCCTGTTGGGGGAGGTGCGGGAGCTCGAATCCACGCTGTCCCAGTCGAAGCGCGGCCCCAGGGGTCGTCTGCGTGTCGAGTCGAGCGGAACCCTGTCCCGACTGCTCCTGGTCCCCTCGCTGCCGTCGTTCTACGCGCGCTACCCGCAGATTCACATCGAGCTGGGGGTGAGCGACCGCGTCGTGGACCTGCTCTCGGACAACGTCGACTGCGCGATTCGCGGAGGTGGCATCAAGGACGAGTCCCTGGTGGCGCGGCACCTGGTGGACCTCACCTATGGGTTGTGCGCGTCACCCGCGTACGTGGAGCGCCACGGCTGGCCCCGTCATCCGCAGGAGCTGGCGGGCCCCACGCACGCGGTGGTGAGCTACTTCTCGTCGCCGAGCGGCAAGGAGAGCCCCTTCGTCCTGCTCCGCGACGGCGAGCGACTGGAGGTCCACGGTCGCAGCCTGCTGACGCTCAACGAGACGAACGCGTACCTGGCCGCGGGGCTCTCGGGTCTGGGCGTGATGTTCGCGCCCCGCTTCGTGCTGGAGCCCTACATCGCCAAGGGTGAGTTGGTGCGGGTGCTGGAGGGATGGCGGCCAGAACCCCGGCCCCTGTTCCTGGTCTACCCGCCCGCGCGCCAGCAGGCCGCCGGCCTGCGCGTCTTCATCGAGTGGGTGACGGAGCTGTTCGCCAGTCGGCCCGACCTCTGA